A part of Thermotoga petrophila RKU-1 genomic DNA contains:
- a CDS encoding carbohydrate ABC transporter permease — MMKRFFIVFLSVIISLWFLTPVFFIVLASLTPSSDYYNPSRIFPSSLTLEHLYKLFVTLGGGKATLVSVQVALISIGISFLLGLPAGYALTRYVFPGKNIIRLSMLMTRSIPLIVVAVPLVVLYMRFNLADTTLGVALAHASMILPFVVLITSSVFSGISVEYEEAGMVFGLSRFQAFIRITLPLALPGLAASAIFAFIMSWNEVFASSILTLTNRTLPAHILNTAMASPDYFKFAAGTIMAVPAMIFIFFIRKYLVSMWGITLK; from the coding sequence ATGATGAAGAGGTTCTTCATTGTTTTTCTTTCGGTGATCATTTCCCTGTGGTTTCTGACGCCGGTGTTCTTCATTGTTCTTGCGTCTCTAACACCGTCCTCGGATTACTACAATCCCAGCAGGATCTTTCCAAGCAGTCTCACACTGGAACATCTCTACAAGCTGTTCGTCACCCTCGGGGGTGGGAAAGCCACTCTGGTCAGTGTGCAGGTGGCACTCATCTCGATAGGGATCTCTTTCCTGCTGGGACTTCCAGCTGGATACGCCCTCACAAGGTACGTGTTTCCGGGAAAGAACATCATCAGACTTTCCATGCTCATGACGAGATCGATTCCGTTGATTGTGGTGGCGGTACCTCTTGTGGTTCTCTACATGAGGTTCAACCTCGCGGACACCACGCTCGGTGTGGCACTGGCTCACGCTTCCATGATACTGCCGTTCGTCGTCCTCATCACATCCAGTGTTTTCTCCGGAATTTCTGTCGAATACGAAGAAGCGGGGATGGTTTTCGGCCTCAGCAGATTCCAGGCGTTCATAAGGATCACGTTGCCTCTTGCTCTTCCTGGACTCGCCGCATCCGCCATATTCGCCTTCATCATGTCCTGGAACGAAGTCTTCGCTTCTTCGATCCTCACACTCACGAACAGAACGCTTCCAGCACACATTCTGAACACCGCTATGGCCTCACCGGACTACTTCAAGTTCGCTGCGGGAACGATCATGGCCGTTCCTGCGATGATCTTTATATTCTTCATAAGAAAATACCTTGTGAGCATGTGGGGGATCACCCTGAAATGA
- a CDS encoding ABC transporter ATP-binding protein translates to MAQVRIDGVKKYFGNVKALDGIDLVVNEGEFLVLLGPSGCGKTTLLRCIAGLEQVTGGRIFFNDRDVTNLPPKDRNISMVFQSYAVWPHMKVYDNIAYPLKLKKVPKEEIEKRVKWAADLLHISELLDRYPAQLSGGQRQRVAVARAIVHEPEVLLMDEPLSNLDALLRVKMRSELKKLQERIGVTTIYVTHDQTEAMTMGDRIAVMNQGRIQQVGTPSEIYHHPVNIFVAGFVGSPQMNFLEMEVRSEGNSVVLQNGEIKIPAKTDPGAKKVILGIRPENVYLEEKPNTLKLEGEVYFAEKLMSDTILHLNVGSEKIVAKIPGDVDFRSGEKITFFLDVEKIHLFHPETGERIS, encoded by the coding sequence TTGGCGCAGGTAAGAATAGACGGAGTGAAGAAATATTTCGGGAATGTGAAAGCCCTCGATGGAATCGACCTTGTTGTGAACGAAGGGGAGTTCCTGGTTCTTCTCGGTCCATCCGGCTGTGGAAAGACGACCCTTCTGAGGTGTATAGCGGGCCTCGAGCAGGTGACCGGGGGAAGGATCTTCTTCAACGATCGCGATGTGACGAACCTTCCTCCGAAGGACAGGAACATTTCGATGGTCTTCCAGAGCTACGCGGTGTGGCCCCACATGAAGGTGTACGACAACATCGCGTATCCTCTGAAACTGAAAAAAGTCCCGAAAGAGGAGATAGAAAAGAGGGTAAAGTGGGCAGCGGATCTCCTTCACATCTCCGAACTCCTCGACAGATATCCCGCGCAGCTCTCCGGAGGTCAGAGGCAGAGGGTTGCCGTTGCCCGCGCGATCGTTCACGAACCCGAAGTGCTCTTGATGGACGAGCCTCTTTCTAATCTGGACGCGCTTTTGAGGGTGAAGATGAGAAGCGAGCTGAAAAAGCTCCAGGAAAGAATAGGAGTCACCACCATCTATGTGACTCATGACCAGACAGAGGCCATGACGATGGGAGACAGAATCGCGGTGATGAACCAGGGGAGAATCCAGCAGGTTGGTACGCCCTCTGAGATCTATCACCACCCGGTGAACATCTTCGTTGCTGGTTTTGTGGGGTCTCCGCAGATGAACTTCTTAGAGATGGAAGTGAGATCGGAAGGAAATAGCGTTGTCCTCCAAAACGGTGAGATAAAGATTCCCGCGAAGACCGATCCAGGTGCAAAAAAGGTGATCCTTGGTATTCGACCGGAGAACGTCTATCTGGAGGAAAAGCCGAACACTTTGAAGCTGGAAGGAGAGGTTTATTTCGCCGAGAAACTCATGTCGGATACGATTCTCCATCTCAACGTTGGAAGTGAGAAGATCGTCGCAAAAATTCCAGGGGATGTGGATTTCAGAAGCGGTGAGAAGATCACGTTTTTCCTGGACGTTGAAAAGATCCATCTCTTTCACCCTGAGACGGGAGAGAGAATCTCATGA
- a CDS encoding alpha-mannosidase, which produces MKVKVVVHNHWDREWFTSSEVTSKWLKEVFFRVKELVQKNPEFVYVLDGQTAAVEDLLVYHPDLEEDLRELVRSGRLLVGPYYIQIDWRIPGEASILKNFEIGEKDTNRFGRRMNAGWLLDSFGHISQEPQLHRIFGIEKVFLWRGISFENDGISQEFFWKGSDGTAVQGVFLVGGYRNLYNLKETRDIAEKRLKHEVEKLAKFSRSGEILLLDGYDIDLSPEDPKDYLNVEIVSPEEFPERFPEDAPTLSGELLSGRYACVFPGTLSTRAYLKLESDLVEKLLKMNDLLSVLNGEELSDLFWRDYLKTLAHDNSCGVCADHVHEKMERTYRNVYFLVKSSVESRLRHLVERSGLEKGTYALSLSPFSYNHHFCDGERTFLLKTNGAGLFKTEVADEKKEVKELTWENEYYRAYFEGDGTLVLNNRKAGVLKLFKEDGDAYTTSVEETDFSISLEKMRTVLQTKHSMVVELERTIRSSQCLIETKERVIFDETPLVKWRIALKIKGKNYKLSMVYETGSGEIFAKMPFDVVKRKEKDSYLLPETPPEELKEILLAARETGEVREFPFQGFVSVWSEESSKTILARGLREYWMEEGKVHVTLSRSVEWIAKEVKNRVGDAGPMMYVPGAKCEGVFTVDLAFMELPVHPRSEEFFRWYLLFDNPPLLLDVEADGTEKEKTFFFSSLPWAGVKDRYHLWVYNPYLEEIEGLRPLQIGEKSIESLSEKQCFVSRLNILNFPEFPVVSVEKNPEGEVIEFLKETLSSLEDEITDLEGKDDPRSKHRLFSLLRTKKEIELSLQYLIDVEKTARELNELRMKRRTYDYVVELFESEERE; this is translated from the coding sequence ATGAAAGTGAAGGTGGTTGTTCACAACCACTGGGACAGAGAGTGGTTCACCTCTTCTGAAGTGACCTCTAAATGGCTGAAAGAAGTTTTTTTCAGAGTGAAAGAGCTTGTTCAGAAGAATCCAGAATTCGTGTACGTTCTGGATGGCCAAACAGCTGCGGTTGAAGATCTCCTCGTTTACCATCCGGACCTCGAAGAAGATCTCAGAGAGCTTGTGAGATCTGGAAGACTCCTTGTTGGTCCGTATTATATCCAGATAGACTGGAGAATTCCGGGTGAAGCTTCCATTTTGAAAAACTTCGAGATAGGAGAAAAAGACACGAATCGTTTTGGACGACGCATGAACGCCGGATGGCTTCTCGACAGTTTCGGTCACATATCACAGGAACCTCAACTGCACAGAATCTTTGGAATAGAAAAGGTCTTTCTGTGGAGGGGAATTTCCTTCGAAAACGACGGGATCTCCCAGGAGTTTTTCTGGAAAGGAAGCGATGGAACGGCTGTCCAGGGTGTTTTCCTCGTGGGAGGATACAGGAACCTCTACAATTTGAAGGAAACGCGGGATATCGCGGAGAAGAGACTGAAACACGAAGTGGAAAAACTCGCAAAATTCTCGAGATCTGGAGAAATTCTTCTTCTCGACGGATACGATATAGATCTCTCTCCCGAGGATCCCAAAGATTATCTGAACGTTGAGATTGTCTCACCAGAAGAGTTTCCCGAGAGATTCCCTGAAGATGCCCCCACCCTCTCTGGAGAGCTCCTTTCTGGAAGGTACGCCTGCGTCTTTCCAGGGACACTCTCCACAAGAGCTTATCTGAAGCTTGAAAGTGATCTTGTAGAGAAGCTTTTGAAAATGAACGATCTTCTCTCTGTTTTGAACGGAGAGGAGTTAAGTGATCTTTTCTGGAGAGATTACCTGAAAACTCTCGCGCACGACAACAGCTGCGGTGTTTGTGCTGACCACGTCCACGAAAAAATGGAGAGAACGTACAGAAACGTGTATTTCCTTGTGAAATCTTCTGTTGAATCCAGGCTGAGGCACCTTGTAGAGCGTTCAGGTCTTGAGAAGGGAACCTACGCACTCTCTCTATCGCCCTTTTCCTACAACCATCACTTCTGCGATGGCGAGAGGACATTCCTGTTGAAAACAAACGGTGCAGGGCTGTTCAAAACAGAAGTTGCCGACGAGAAGAAAGAAGTGAAGGAACTCACCTGGGAAAACGAATACTACAGAGCCTATTTTGAAGGAGACGGCACACTTGTTCTGAATAACAGGAAAGCGGGTGTTTTGAAACTGTTCAAAGAAGATGGTGACGCTTACACCACCTCTGTTGAAGAAACTGATTTTTCGATTTCTCTGGAGAAGATGAGAACAGTTTTGCAAACGAAACACTCGATGGTGGTGGAACTGGAAAGAACGATACGTTCCTCGCAATGCCTGATCGAGACGAAAGAACGCGTGATCTTCGATGAAACCCCGCTCGTGAAGTGGCGTATCGCGTTGAAGATAAAGGGGAAAAACTACAAGCTTTCAATGGTTTATGAAACGGGAAGTGGCGAAATCTTCGCGAAGATGCCTTTTGACGTGGTGAAAAGGAAAGAAAAAGACTCCTACCTTCTTCCTGAAACACCTCCTGAGGAACTGAAGGAGATTTTGCTTGCAGCAAGAGAAACAGGTGAAGTGAGGGAATTTCCGTTTCAGGGGTTTGTGTCCGTCTGGAGTGAAGAAAGTTCAAAGACTATTCTCGCAAGAGGTCTTAGAGAGTACTGGATGGAAGAAGGAAAAGTACACGTCACTTTGAGCAGGTCCGTTGAGTGGATAGCAAAAGAGGTTAAAAACAGAGTTGGTGACGCGGGACCCATGATGTATGTTCCGGGGGCAAAGTGTGAAGGAGTTTTCACAGTGGATCTTGCGTTCATGGAACTGCCGGTTCATCCACGTAGCGAAGAGTTCTTCAGATGGTACCTTCTCTTCGATAATCCTCCTCTTCTTTTAGATGTTGAAGCTGACGGCACCGAAAAGGAGAAAACTTTCTTCTTCTCTTCTCTCCCCTGGGCCGGTGTGAAGGATCGGTATCACCTCTGGGTGTACAATCCGTACCTCGAAGAAATAGAAGGTCTGAGACCGCTTCAGATAGGTGAGAAATCGATAGAGTCTCTCTCAGAGAAACAATGCTTTGTTTCGAGACTGAACATTTTGAATTTCCCGGAGTTTCCCGTTGTTTCCGTGGAAAAGAACCCGGAAGGTGAAGTGATCGAATTTTTGAAAGAAACGCTCTCCAGCCTCGAAGATGAAATTACCGATCTTGAGGGAAAGGACGATCCTCGATCGAAGCATCGGCTCTTCTCTCTTCTGAGAACGAAAAAGGAAATAGAACTTTCCCTTCAGTATCTGATAGATGTCGAGAAAACAGCGAGAGAGCTGAACGAGCTTCGAATGAAGAGAAGAACCTACGACTACGTGGTGGAACTCTTTGAAAGCGAGGAGAGAGAATGA